A genomic stretch from Acidobacteriota bacterium includes:
- the mutL gene encoding DNA mismatch repair endonuclease MutL: protein MSIIRILPEAVANKIAAGEVVERPASVAKELVENSIDAGANAVEVRVESGGKRLVRVVDDGCGMTRDDAMLAFERHATSKIKTAEDLDEIATLGFRGEALPSIAAVSRLTLETRHASEEAGTRMEFAGGRLHDVKEVARPCGTTIEAHNLFYNVPARRKFLRSESTELGHIASMVTHYALAHPEKAFRLESVSNEILKVSPVASHRERIYQVMGGQVLEQLVEFGPVERQLLPVTSDLGLDEETEADSETEAPPIFRISGFVSRPEVHKLNRNQIYFFVSRRLIRDRLVLHALHEAYRNILPAGIFPVALIFLDLAPGEVDVNVHPSKAEVRFRHSSFVHDLIRDTVLQALMASRPVAAFPMPKRADSFDQAGAFHSGRETSVAQQHAQDWMPPEDASRPYAPGASRAFQLSAPRPAPTPGYLPLAEAALALYAPAEPASCPAAYPEAAPAGIENRAGELPSNLLPLGQVQSSFIIATNPEGLWIIDQHVAHERVLFEQHLRQRQSSNLEGQRLLIPIVADLQPEQRATFESIADELAANGFEVEPFGQGSVAVKAAPADIQPNDVETLVREILDGVGREERALSLDELRRNIAATVACHAAIKVNMPLDQEKMLWLLLELSKTECPMTCPHGRPIVLRYDMKEIQKAFKRI from the coding sequence ATGTCTATCATTCGCATCCTTCCAGAGGCCGTCGCGAACAAGATTGCGGCGGGCGAAGTGGTCGAGCGGCCGGCTTCCGTAGCCAAGGAGCTGGTTGAGAACTCGATTGACGCCGGGGCAAACGCAGTGGAAGTCCGCGTGGAAAGCGGCGGCAAGCGCCTGGTCCGCGTGGTGGACGACGGCTGCGGCATGACGCGCGACGACGCCATGCTGGCCTTTGAGCGCCACGCCACAAGTAAGATCAAAACCGCTGAAGACCTGGATGAGATTGCGACGCTGGGCTTTCGCGGCGAGGCCCTGCCCTCCATCGCCGCGGTCTCGCGCCTGACGCTTGAAACCCGCCACGCCTCGGAAGAAGCGGGCACGCGAATGGAATTTGCAGGCGGCAGGCTGCACGACGTCAAGGAGGTTGCCCGCCCCTGCGGAACCACGATAGAAGCCCACAACCTGTTCTACAATGTTCCAGCCCGTCGCAAATTCCTGAGATCGGAATCCACCGAGCTTGGCCACATTGCCTCCATGGTGACGCATTACGCGCTGGCGCACCCCGAGAAAGCATTTCGCCTGGAATCGGTATCGAATGAAATCCTGAAGGTCTCTCCGGTGGCAAGCCATCGCGAGCGGATCTATCAGGTGATGGGCGGGCAGGTGCTGGAACAACTGGTTGAGTTCGGGCCGGTGGAGCGGCAATTGCTTCCGGTAACATCCGACCTGGGGCTCGACGAGGAAACGGAAGCGGATTCTGAAACGGAAGCGCCGCCGATTTTCAGAATTTCCGGATTCGTCTCGCGCCCGGAAGTCCACAAGCTGAACCGGAACCAGATTTACTTTTTTGTCAGCCGACGGCTGATCCGTGACCGCCTGGTGCTGCATGCACTCCATGAGGCTTATCGGAACATTCTGCCCGCCGGGATCTTCCCTGTCGCGCTGATCTTTCTGGACCTCGCGCCGGGCGAAGTGGACGTCAACGTCCACCCGTCGAAGGCCGAGGTGCGGTTCCGCCACTCGTCTTTTGTTCACGATCTCATCCGTGACACAGTGCTCCAGGCGCTGATGGCTTCGCGTCCCGTGGCGGCCTTCCCTATGCCGAAACGTGCGGACTCGTTCGATCAAGCGGGCGCTTTCCACAGCGGCAGGGAAACCTCGGTTGCGCAGCAGCATGCACAGGATTGGATGCCGCCGGAAGATGCAAGCAGACCCTACGCCCCCGGCGCCTCCAGAGCCTTTCAGCTCTCCGCCCCGCGGCCGGCCCCCACGCCGGGATATCTGCCGCTGGCTGAAGCGGCGCTCGCTCTTTACGCTCCGGCTGAACCCGCGTCCTGCCCGGCCGCATACCCGGAGGCGGCGCCCGCAGGGATCGAAAATCGCGCCGGCGAGTTGCCCTCCAACCTTCTGCCGCTCGGCCAGGTGCAGTCCAGCTTTATCATTGCCACCAATCCGGAGGGGCTGTGGATTATTGACCAGCACGTGGCCCACGAGCGCGTTCTCTTTGAGCAGCATCTGCGCCAGCGTCAATCCAGCAATCTTGAAGGGCAGCGTCTGCTGATCCCGATTGTGGCTGACCTGCAGCCGGAGCAGCGCGCGACCTTTGAGAGCATTGCCGATGAACTGGCTGCCAATGGGTTTGAAGTGGAGCCCTTCGGCCAGGGAAGCGTGGCGGTGAAGGCTGCGCCGGCCGACATCCAGCCGAACGATGTGGAAACGCTGGTACGCGAAATTCTGGACGGCGTTGGGCGCGAAGAACGCGCGCTGTCGCTCGACGAACTGCGGCGCAACATTGCCGCCACAGTGGCGTGCCACGCGGCCATCAAGG
- the aspS gene encoding aspartate--tRNA ligase, giving the protein MTERQGTTLALDLLGDRQRSHHCGELRKAHTGQKIFLAGWVARRRDLGNLIFLDLRDHTGVVQVVVNAESGPEAHEKAEQLRNEYVVGVEGEVVLRAPETVNTQIATGEVEVKTARLLLLNEAKTPPFPIEDETRTAEDTRLRYRYLDLRRARMQRNIRLRHLACLETRKHMGDHGFIEIETPFMTRSTPEGARDYLVPSRVRQGHFYALPQSPQLFKQLLMIAGFDRYFQIVRCFRDEDLRADRQPEFTQIDVEMAFPTREELFAIIEGLMQKLLALVDVKVELPFARLSYDTAMEKYGSDKPDLRFGLEWKRLELPGGKLNAVKGFQVAKALRVPGAAAKISRSQFDRYQETLKQMGAANSAYLTVTEAGIQSRMKNALGDDGLAAIVAATEAQTGDLVILLGAESDSVEDLRGLGQASGWLRLELASKFEMIRPGLWSFAWIVDFPMFDYDRNEKRYAAMHHPFTSPREEDLDKLESDPSGVKALAYDLVLNGQEIGGGSIRMHRPDIQKRVFRVLGLSDEKARERFGFFMDALEYGAPPHGGIALGVDRITALLAGESSIREVIAFPKTASATDLMCDAPATVDPEQLTELGLKIVKL; this is encoded by the coding sequence TTGACGGAAAGGCAAGGGACCACTTTGGCACTCGATTTACTTGGCGACCGGCAAAGGTCGCACCATTGCGGCGAACTGCGAAAGGCGCACACCGGGCAGAAAATTTTTCTGGCGGGCTGGGTGGCTCGCCGGCGAGATCTGGGCAACCTGATCTTCCTCGACCTGCGCGACCACACCGGCGTGGTCCAGGTGGTAGTGAACGCGGAATCGGGCCCGGAAGCCCACGAGAAAGCCGAGCAGCTCCGGAACGAGTACGTGGTGGGCGTGGAGGGCGAGGTCGTCCTGCGCGCGCCGGAAACCGTGAACACCCAGATCGCGACCGGCGAGGTGGAGGTGAAGACGGCCCGGCTGCTGCTGCTGAACGAGGCAAAGACTCCTCCCTTCCCCATTGAAGATGAAACGCGCACGGCCGAAGACACGCGCCTGCGCTACCGCTATCTCGACCTGCGCCGCGCCCGCATGCAGCGCAACATCCGGCTGCGCCACCTGGCCTGCCTGGAAACGCGCAAGCATATGGGCGACCACGGCTTCATTGAAATTGAAACTCCCTTCATGACGCGATCGACGCCCGAAGGCGCCCGCGATTATCTGGTGCCCAGCCGCGTCCGCCAGGGACATTTCTACGCGCTGCCGCAGTCGCCGCAGCTCTTCAAGCAGTTGCTGATGATTGCCGGCTTCGACCGCTATTTCCAGATTGTCCGCTGCTTTCGCGATGAGGACCTGCGCGCCGATCGCCAGCCGGAATTTACTCAGATCGACGTGGAGATGGCCTTTCCGACGCGCGAGGAGCTATTTGCGATCATCGAAGGCCTGATGCAGAAGCTGCTGGCGCTGGTGGACGTCAAGGTCGAGCTTCCCTTCGCGCGATTGAGCTACGACACGGCGATGGAGAAGTACGGCTCCGACAAGCCGGACCTGCGGTTCGGCCTGGAATGGAAACGGCTGGAGTTGCCCGGCGGCAAGCTGAATGCTGTGAAGGGCTTCCAGGTGGCCAAGGCGCTGCGCGTTCCCGGCGCGGCTGCAAAAATCTCACGCAGCCAGTTTGACCGCTACCAGGAAACCCTGAAACAGATGGGGGCTGCGAACTCAGCATATCTCACGGTTACTGAGGCGGGCATCCAGTCACGGATGAAAAATGCGCTTGGTGACGACGGGCTCGCGGCCATTGTGGCGGCGACGGAGGCGCAGACGGGCGACCTGGTCATCCTGCTGGGTGCCGAATCGGACTCGGTCGAAGACCTGCGTGGACTCGGCCAGGCATCGGGCTGGCTGCGCCTCGAACTTGCCAGCAAGTTTGAGATGATCCGGCCCGGCCTCTGGAGCTTTGCCTGGATTGTCGATTTCCCCATGTTCGATTACGACAGGAATGAGAAGCGCTATGCGGCCATGCACCACCCGTTTACGTCGCCGCGGGAAGAAGACCTGGACAAGCTCGAATCAGATCCCTCCGGCGTCAAGGCGCTTGCTTATGATCTGGTGCTGAACGGGCAGGAGATCGGCGGCGGCTCGATTCGTATGCACCGGCCCGACATCCAGAAGCGTGTTTTCCGCGTGCTGGGCCTGAGCGACGAAAAAGCGCGCGAGCGGTTCGGGTTCTTCATGGACGCGCTCGAATACGGGGCCCCGCCGCACGGCGGCATCGCGCTGGGCGTCGACCGCATCACCGCGCTGCTGGCGGGTGAATCGAGCATCCGGGAAGTGATCGCATTCCCCAAGACCGCCAGTGCCACTGACCTGATGTGCGACGCTCCCGCAACCGTCGATCCGGAACAGCTCACCGAACTGGGGCTGAAGATCGTGAAGCTTTAA
- a CDS encoding histidine--tRNA ligase → MSVSKKNEPIQSVKGTRDLLPAETLLWQRVEDEARKVFEAYSFREIRTPVLEQTALFARSVGSDTDIVTKEMYTFEDRDSGSLTLRPEATASVVRAYIEHSLYNEPGIQKLYYFGPMFRRERPQKGRYRQFYQIGAEVLGSDHPAIDAEVLEMLVLLLERLGLKEFRLLVNSVGCSRCRPEYLKVLRKALDEVKTRLCEDCQRRATTNPLRVLDCKVEADQPIIEELPKIIDYLCPECRQHFDSVTMDLKQRGVAFEVAPRLVRGLDYYTRTTFEITSGLLGAQNALLGGGRYDGLSEMLGGPPAPGFGFAIGQDRLVLAVEAASELKLSQPLAVYVAWMGEGARHEAMTLTSSLRRQGIATEISHLPVKLKKAMGAASRLQVRYTVIIGEEEIASGNYQVKDMGTGEQQSVSAGEIAGFLKEKLHGPRPAASPVTGKN, encoded by the coding sequence ATTAGCGTGTCAAAAAAGAACGAACCGATTCAATCCGTCAAAGGTACCCGCGATCTGCTGCCTGCCGAAACACTGCTGTGGCAGCGTGTGGAGGATGAAGCTCGAAAAGTTTTTGAAGCTTACAGCTTCCGCGAAATCCGCACGCCCGTGCTGGAACAAACGGCGCTGTTCGCACGCAGCGTAGGGTCGGACACCGACATTGTGACCAAAGAGATGTACACATTCGAGGACCGCGACAGCGGATCGCTGACGCTGCGCCCGGAGGCCACGGCATCCGTGGTGCGCGCCTACATCGAGCACAGTCTTTATAACGAGCCGGGCATCCAGAAGCTTTATTACTTCGGCCCCATGTTTCGCCGCGAACGGCCACAGAAGGGAAGGTACCGGCAGTTCTACCAGATCGGCGCGGAAGTGCTGGGTTCTGACCATCCAGCCATCGATGCGGAAGTGCTGGAGATGCTGGTGCTGCTGCTCGAACGCCTGGGGCTGAAGGAATTCAGGCTGCTGGTGAACTCGGTAGGCTGCTCCAGGTGCCGGCCGGAATACCTGAAGGTACTTCGTAAGGCGCTGGACGAGGTAAAAACCCGCCTGTGCGAGGATTGCCAGCGGCGCGCCACCACCAATCCGCTGCGCGTGCTCGACTGCAAGGTTGAGGCCGACCAGCCCATCATCGAAGAGCTGCCGAAAATCATCGACTATCTGTGCCCGGAATGCCGCCAGCACTTTGATTCCGTAACTATGGACCTGAAGCAGCGGGGCGTCGCCTTTGAAGTTGCGCCACGGCTGGTGCGCGGGCTCGATTATTACACGCGCACGACGTTTGAAATCACCAGCGGCCTTCTGGGCGCGCAGAATGCCCTGCTTGGCGGGGGACGCTACGACGGCCTTAGTGAAATGCTGGGCGGGCCACCAGCTCCAGGATTCGGCTTCGCCATTGGCCAGGACCGACTGGTGCTGGCTGTGGAGGCGGCCTCGGAGTTAAAGCTCTCCCAGCCGCTTGCTGTCTACGTTGCCTGGATGGGCGAGGGCGCACGCCATGAGGCTATGACACTGACCAGCAGCTTGCGCCGTCAGGGCATTGCAACGGAAATCAGCCACCTTCCCGTCAAGCTGAAGAAAGCGATGGGAGCTGCCAGCAGGCTTCAGGTGCGGTACACGGTCATTATCGGCGAAGAAGAAATTGCGAGCGGAAACTATCAGGTGAAAGACATGGGCACCGGCGAACAGCAAAGCGTCAGCGCCGGCGAAATCGCAGGCTTTCTGAAAGAGAAGCTGCACGGGCCCCGGCCGGCCGCGAGTCCTGTGACCGGGAAAAATTGA
- a CDS encoding gamma carbonic anhydrase family protein, protein MIASYKGVFPRVAESAFVASSADLIGEVEIAEDASIWYQVVLRGDIGPIHVGRHTNIQDGSVLHSITGVPVTVGEWVTVGHRAVLHGCAVEDHCLIGMGAIVLNRACVGAGSIVAAGALVLEDTVIPPGSLYVGVPAKLRRKLTERDQAFIDAHAGHYLEYKNIYLAENGSKTVP, encoded by the coding sequence ATGATTGCAAGTTACAAAGGCGTTTTCCCTCGCGTCGCGGAATCGGCGTTTGTTGCCTCGAGCGCCGACCTTATCGGCGAGGTCGAGATTGCTGAAGACGCCAGCATCTGGTACCAGGTGGTGCTGCGCGGCGATATCGGCCCAATCCATGTGGGAAGGCACACCAACATTCAGGATGGCTCCGTGCTGCACAGCATCACCGGCGTGCCCGTGACTGTGGGCGAGTGGGTAACGGTGGGCCACCGCGCGGTCCTGCACGGCTGCGCCGTCGAAGACCATTGCCTGATTGGCATGGGCGCCATTGTGCTGAACAGGGCCTGCGTGGGCGCAGGATCGATTGTGGCGGCGGGAGCGCTGGTGCTCGAGGATACCGTGATACCGCCGGGCAGCCTTTATGTAGGCGTGCCTGCAAAGTTGCGGCGAAAGCTTACCGAGCGCGACCAGGCTTTCATTGACGCTCACGCCGGGCATTACCTGGAGTACAAGAACATTTATCTGGCCGAAAACGGCAGCAAGACCGTCCCTTGA
- a CDS encoding methyltransferase domain-containing protein has product MASTQQAAQPNPAIVFDTLVAFQRSAALRTAIEIDLFRAIGEGPGDVASLAARCSASERGIRILCDYLTVIGILSKEDGRYHHTPTSAAFLDPRSPACMAATAGFLGNPAMQEPFTRLTETVRNGHTVLPGQGSVEPENPIWVEFAHSMAPMMAPLAGPLGKIAMDGHNGNFKVLDIAAGHGLFGIEVAKQNPQAHVVAVDWAPVLEVAHANAKKAGVADRYTKLPGSAFEVDYGGPYDAVLLTNFLHHFDPPTNARLLKKVHRALKPGGRAAALEFVPNEDRVSPPMPAAFSMVMLASTQAGDAYTFNEYASMYREAGFAEITQHPIPQSPHTVVMGHKA; this is encoded by the coding sequence ATGGCATCAACACAGCAGGCGGCACAGCCGAATCCTGCAATTGTTTTTGATACCCTGGTGGCATTTCAGCGGTCCGCGGCGCTTCGGACGGCTATTGAAATTGATCTTTTCCGGGCCATTGGCGAAGGGCCGGGCGATGTGGCGTCGCTGGCCGCGCGCTGTTCAGCTTCCGAGCGGGGCATCCGCATTCTGTGCGATTATCTGACGGTCATCGGCATCCTGAGCAAGGAGGATGGCCGCTACCATCACACGCCCACCAGCGCAGCCTTTCTCGACCCGCGTTCTCCGGCGTGCATGGCCGCAACGGCGGGCTTCCTTGGAAATCCCGCCATGCAAGAACCCTTCACGCGACTGACGGAGACGGTTCGAAACGGGCACACAGTGCTCCCCGGGCAGGGTTCGGTTGAGCCGGAAAACCCCATCTGGGTGGAATTCGCGCACAGCATGGCCCCCATGATGGCTCCTCTGGCCGGGCCCCTGGGCAAGATTGCCATGGACGGCCACAACGGTAATTTCAAAGTCCTCGACATCGCCGCGGGCCACGGTTTGTTCGGTATCGAGGTGGCAAAGCAGAATCCGCAGGCGCACGTTGTGGCGGTCGATTGGGCGCCCGTTCTGGAAGTGGCGCATGCCAATGCAAAAAAGGCCGGCGTTGCGGACCGCTACACAAAACTGCCCGGCAGCGCATTCGAGGTGGATTACGGCGGGCCATATGACGCCGTCCTGCTCACCAACTTTCTACATCACTTTGATCCGCCCACCAATGCCAGACTGCTGAAGAAGGTACACCGGGCGCTGAAGCCCGGCGGCCGCGCCGCAGCCCTGGAATTTGTTCCTAACGAAGACCGCGTGTCGCCGCCCATGCCGGCCGCGTTCAGCATGGTGATGCTGGCCAGCACACAGGCGGGGGACGCTTACACCTTCAACGAATATGCATCGATGTACCGTGAAGCTGGTTTCGCCGAGATCACCCAGCACCCGATTCCTCAATCGCCGCACACTGTGGTGATGGGACACAAAGCGTAA